Proteins from a genomic interval of Phycisphaerae bacterium:
- a CDS encoding putative toxin-antitoxin system toxin component, PIN family, whose translation MSHRVVFDTNVLFSAVGWGGTPGRCVEFVKAGRIRGITCPEILDELATNLTAKLQYSDSEIDTVLAALLSIFEVVRISGDFMGPQAHRGDDKVLECSLVGEATHIVTGDRRHLLPLKRFAHAEIVTPSQLLEIVERAPV comes from the coding sequence GTGAGTCATCGCGTCGTCTTCGACACGAATGTTCTGTTTTCGGCCGTCGGCTGGGGTGGGACACCGGGCCGATGCGTCGAATTCGTGAAAGCTGGTCGCATCCGAGGCATCACCTGCCCTGAAATCCTCGACGAATTGGCGACTAATCTCACTGCGAAGCTCCAATACTCGGATTCCGAAATCGATACGGTCCTGGCTGCGCTCCTTTCCATTTTTGAAGTTGTGAGAATCTCCGGCGATTTCATGGGCCCACAGGCGCACCGGGGGGACGACAAAGTTCTCGAATGTTCGCTCGTCGGCGAAGCGACGCATATTGTGACCGGCGACCGCCGACACCTCTTGCCGTTGAAGAGGTTTGCCCATGCCGAGATCGTAACGCCGTCCCAGTTACTTGAAATAGTCGAGCGTGCCCCCGTATGA
- a CDS encoding SPASM domain-containing protein, translated as MKTIATIAVDLARSPLGMRSRLAENLCGKPVLRRTVERVLIAKHVDEIYLLTPTDQKPAVATLLAGLPLPTNADDALSRIKIQTVDQTPSYSPLVRAGRLWGLDGWRGGIGGLCCFDEDYNAAAVAETAQRALASAIISIPASACLIEPSMIDAMIDHFENIAAGFRMTFAQTPPGLSGVILHRELVDELATANQPPGMLLLYHPDRAFADLSGKEPCYRPPSEVIEARGRLIADTERSLRRLRELIEAGADAWDAARIGRWLLDRAERHLEPVPQEIEIELTTDDRLPEASLLRPRGATVGKRGPLKLDTIRSIAESIADHDDVRIVLAGFGDPLLHPQFAAICRVLRESTAATIAVRTPALCDDAAIENALFQAPVDVIEVTLDAMTAETYQKVHGLDAFESATGRVESWLARRQSSGSVAPFIVPSFVKSEDNIHEMEAFYDHWQRRLGACLVTGHSHYAGQRQPRALSLMAPPKRTVCRRTLSRAMILADGRLTTCDQDFAARQTIGRLDESPLSELWHSAKINAIRGNCFDSAPLCSKCDEWHRP; from the coding sequence ATGAAAACCATCGCCACGATCGCCGTAGACCTCGCCCGATCGCCCCTGGGCATGCGCTCCCGCCTCGCCGAAAACCTCTGCGGTAAACCGGTCCTCCGCCGCACCGTCGAGCGCGTCTTGATTGCCAAACACGTTGACGAAATCTACTTGCTAACACCCACCGACCAAAAACCGGCGGTCGCTACGCTCCTGGCCGGCCTGCCGCTTCCAACCAATGCGGACGACGCACTCTCGCGCATCAAAATTCAGACCGTTGATCAAACGCCTTCATATTCCCCCCTCGTCCGCGCCGGTCGCCTATGGGGCCTCGACGGCTGGCGTGGCGGGATCGGCGGCCTCTGCTGCTTCGACGAGGACTACAACGCCGCCGCCGTGGCGGAAACCGCACAGCGCGCCCTCGCCAGCGCAATCATCTCCATCCCCGCTTCCGCGTGCCTGATCGAGCCCTCCATGATCGACGCCATGATCGATCACTTCGAAAACATCGCGGCCGGCTTCCGCATGACTTTCGCCCAAACCCCGCCCGGCCTGTCCGGCGTCATCCTGCACCGCGAACTCGTCGACGAACTTGCGACCGCCAACCAACCCCCCGGAATGCTCCTGCTCTACCACCCCGACCGCGCCTTCGCCGACCTGTCCGGCAAGGAGCCGTGCTATCGGCCTCCCTCCGAGGTGATCGAGGCCCGCGGCCGACTGATCGCCGACACCGAGCGCAGCCTCCGCCGACTACGCGAATTAATCGAGGCCGGCGCGGACGCTTGGGACGCCGCGCGCATCGGCCGCTGGCTGCTGGATCGCGCCGAGCGTCATCTCGAGCCGGTCCCCCAGGAAATCGAAATCGAACTGACCACGGACGACCGCCTCCCCGAAGCGTCGCTGCTTCGCCCGCGCGGTGCAACCGTGGGCAAGCGCGGCCCGCTCAAGCTGGACACCATCCGCTCCATCGCCGAATCCATCGCGGACCACGACGACGTGCGAATAGTCCTCGCCGGTTTCGGCGACCCGCTCCTGCACCCTCAATTCGCAGCGATATGCCGCGTCCTTCGCGAGTCCACCGCCGCCACCATCGCCGTCCGCACCCCCGCCCTCTGCGACGATGCCGCCATCGAGAACGCGCTCTTCCAAGCGCCCGTCGACGTCATCGAAGTCACCCTCGATGCCATGACCGCCGAGACCTACCAAAAGGTCCACGGCCTCGACGCGTTCGAATCTGCCACGGGCCGTGTGGAAAGCTGGCTCGCCCGGCGCCAATCCTCGGGCTCGGTCGCGCCCTTCATCGTGCCATCATTCGTCAAATCCGAAGACAACATCCACGAAATGGAGGCCTTCTACGACCACTGGCAACGCCGCCTCGGCGCCTGCCTCGTCACCGGGCACTCGCACTACGCCGGTCAGCGCCAGCCCCGCGCCCTCAGCTTGATGGCCCCGCCCAAACGCACCGTCTGCCGCCGAACGCTCTCCCGCGCGATGATCCTCGCCGACGGCCGCCTCACCACCTGCGACCAAGACTTCGCCGCCCGCCAGACCATCGGCCGCCTCGACGAATCGCCGCTGTCGGAGTTATGGCACTCGGCCAAAATCAACGCTATTCGCGGAAATTGCTTCGACAGCGCCCCGCTCTGTTCGAAATGTGATGAATGGCACCGGCCTTAG
- a CDS encoding 6-hydroxymethylpterin diphosphokinase MptE-like protein: MPAVTAHLEPNPVFLRNMAQLWRLDARLAQQIDELPLDAALDLQPSKAGPPTARVSTADGRTLYLHSRYDPHREAREFCDTLEKTDAACVILCGLGLGYHLQALFDAFGPDVVYLISEPDLVTIKTALEQTDLSAPLAAGRIAFINRLDKGFLHERIMHFSTILMLGTLFAVPPVARDHQSEFHAACRTALLDFAAFAKMSLVTLVRNASITCRNIAANLPTYVSTPPIDILRNRFAGCPAILVAAGPSLARNIDQLVALQDKAIIIAAQTTLRPLLERGIRPHFVTSLDFSDLSRQFFENLEIPGDLVLVAEPKASWHVIDAFRADVPGTVKQDPQSLNPSIPHSLRKNRRLILLDNAFARRCVGDGLAQRSPLEAGATVMHLAFYLAQWLGCDPIIFVGQDLAFGGHCYYTPGVAMHRAWAPELGRFTTLEMKEWERIARHRAILRKVKDINGRDIYTDDQMFTYLEQFERDFAKSAARVIDATEGGARKAGTTIMKLADAAGQFCRSTIDAAKFDYLRHPWGDAGQLHPARDALAARRKELDKFESLCRETRDILNELTDLVGDSSAFNRRIARVDELRTLVQDHETIFAMVRDVSQLGELQRLAADRKLHAPEGGDQARAQRQIQRDIQFIDAMLEGCKELGGILDHSLHRFDAAIEATK, encoded by the coding sequence ATGCCCGCCGTGACCGCCCACCTTGAACCCAATCCGGTCTTCCTGCGCAACATGGCGCAGCTCTGGCGGCTCGATGCCCGCCTCGCCCAGCAGATCGATGAACTCCCCCTCGATGCGGCCCTCGACCTTCAGCCCTCCAAAGCCGGTCCGCCGACCGCCCGCGTCTCCACCGCCGACGGTCGCACCCTCTATCTGCACAGCCGCTATGACCCGCACCGCGAGGCCCGCGAATTCTGCGATACCCTGGAAAAAACCGATGCCGCCTGCGTCATCCTCTGCGGTCTCGGCCTCGGCTATCACCTGCAGGCCCTCTTCGACGCCTTCGGTCCCGACGTTGTCTATCTCATCAGCGAGCCCGACCTCGTCACCATCAAGACCGCCCTGGAGCAGACCGACCTCTCCGCCCCCCTCGCCGCCGGTCGCATCGCCTTCATCAACCGGCTCGACAAGGGATTTCTCCACGAGCGTATCATGCACTTCAGCACGATCCTCATGCTCGGCACGCTCTTCGCCGTCCCGCCGGTCGCAAGGGATCATCAGTCTGAATTCCACGCCGCCTGCCGCACCGCCCTGCTCGACTTCGCCGCCTTCGCAAAGATGTCGCTCGTCACGCTCGTCCGCAACGCCTCGATCACCTGCCGCAACATCGCCGCCAATCTGCCGACGTACGTCTCGACGCCCCCGATTGACATCTTGCGCAACCGGTTCGCCGGCTGCCCCGCCATTCTCGTCGCGGCCGGTCCGTCGCTTGCCCGCAACATCGATCAACTCGTCGCCTTGCAGGACAAGGCCATCATTATCGCCGCCCAGACGACCCTTCGTCCGCTCCTCGAGCGCGGCATTCGCCCCCATTTCGTCACCTCGCTCGACTTCAGCGACCTCTCGCGCCAATTCTTCGAAAACCTCGAAATCCCCGGCGACCTCGTCCTCGTCGCCGAACCCAAGGCCTCCTGGCACGTCATCGACGCTTTTCGCGCCGACGTACCAGGGACCGTGAAACAAGACCCTCAATCCCTTAATCCCTCAATCCCTCATTCCCTCCGAAAAAACCGCCGCCTCATCCTCCTCGACAACGCCTTCGCCCGCCGCTGCGTCGGCGACGGTCTTGCCCAGCGCTCTCCGCTTGAGGCAGGCGCGACCGTCATGCACCTCGCCTTCTATCTCGCTCAGTGGCTCGGCTGCGACCCGATCATCTTCGTCGGCCAGGACCTCGCGTTCGGCGGTCACTGCTATTACACGCCCGGCGTCGCCATGCACCGCGCCTGGGCCCCCGAACTCGGCCGCTTCACCACGCTGGAAATGAAGGAATGGGAGCGCATCGCCCGCCACCGCGCGATCCTCCGCAAGGTGAAGGACATCAATGGTCGAGACATCTACACCGACGACCAGATGTTCACCTATCTGGAACAATTCGAGCGCGACTTCGCCAAATCCGCCGCCCGCGTCATCGACGCCACCGAAGGCGGCGCCCGAAAGGCGGGCACCACGATCATGAAGCTCGCGGACGCCGCCGGCCAATTTTGCCGCTCAACGATCGACGCCGCCAAGTTCGATTACCTGCGCCACCCGTGGGGCGATGCCGGTCAATTGCATCCCGCTCGCGACGCCCTCGCTGCCCGCCGCAAGGAACTGGACAAGTTTGAATCCCTCTGCCGCGAAACCCGCGACATCCTTAATGAACTAACCGACCTCGTCGGAGACTCCTCCGCCTTCAACCGCCGCATCGCCCGCGTCGATGAACTGCGCACCCTCGTGCAGGACCACGAAACGATCTTCGCCATGGTCCGCGACGTCTCCCAGCTCGGCGAGTTGCAAAGATTAGCCGCCGATCGAAAGCTCCACGCCCCTGAGGGCGGAGACCAGGCCCGCGCCCAGCGCCAAATCCAACGCGACATCCAGTTCATCGACGCCATGCTCGAAGGCTGCAAAGAACTCGGCGGCATCCTCGACCATTCCCTGCATCGCTTCGACGCCGCCATCGAGGCCACCAAATGA
- a CDS encoding endonuclease/exonuclease/phosphatase family protein has protein sequence MHGFKMSIWAILVAAAMASPAAGQILPKDAGIPVVDWKDAPKHVDHEIIVQGRIVQARNIGKITFLNFDTARSFTAVVHQPNYKNFPTPPHTLYAHKLVRIRGEVTTYQGKPQIEVTKPDQVTILEEELPIPPKAEPKARAFDGTVTIGTFNILNFFDEHDCPYHSDEGTPAKPKEQLEKVAERIRAADADVLALEEVESRFYLQQFVAAMLPDMGYQHVVCFEGNDKRGIDVALLSRLPVGPVTSHMYERFSDGSGSETWFQRDLLQVRIDPPDAPSFQVFVVHFKSKRGGGDTEKTRLAECRQARKVLDQELTKDKDGLFVICGDFNDTFESNPLKAIRGTGPTALVDFMKDFAKDAVTYNKAPHRSSIDYILASPAMGGRYVDKSYRVIEGSIETGGSDHNPVVATFKLK, from the coding sequence ATGCACGGTTTCAAGATGAGCATCTGGGCGATCTTGGTGGCGGCGGCCATGGCATCGCCCGCGGCGGGACAGATCCTCCCCAAGGATGCGGGCATTCCGGTCGTCGATTGGAAGGATGCACCCAAGCATGTTGATCATGAGATCATTGTGCAGGGGCGGATCGTTCAGGCGCGGAACATTGGGAAGATCACATTTTTGAATTTCGATACGGCCCGCAGCTTCACGGCGGTGGTGCATCAGCCGAATTACAAGAATTTTCCCACACCGCCGCACACCCTGTATGCGCACAAGCTGGTGCGGATTCGGGGCGAGGTTACGACCTATCAGGGCAAGCCGCAGATAGAGGTGACGAAGCCCGACCAGGTGACGATATTGGAAGAGGAGTTGCCGATTCCGCCGAAGGCCGAACCCAAGGCGCGGGCGTTTGACGGGACGGTCACGATCGGCACGTTCAATATCCTGAATTTCTTTGACGAACACGATTGTCCGTACCATTCGGACGAAGGGACGCCGGCCAAGCCGAAGGAGCAGTTGGAAAAGGTAGCGGAGCGGATTCGCGCCGCGGATGCGGACGTCCTGGCGCTGGAAGAAGTGGAGAGCCGGTTTTACCTGCAGCAGTTCGTTGCGGCGATGCTACCGGACATGGGCTATCAGCACGTTGTGTGTTTTGAGGGCAACGATAAGCGGGGGATCGACGTGGCCCTGCTCTCGCGTTTACCGGTCGGGCCGGTCACGTCGCACATGTATGAGCGGTTCAGCGATGGGTCGGGCAGCGAGACGTGGTTCCAGCGCGACCTTTTGCAGGTGCGGATCGATCCGCCCGATGCCCCGTCGTTCCAAGTCTTCGTGGTGCATTTCAAGAGCAAGCGGGGCGGCGGGGATACGGAAAAAACCCGGCTCGCGGAGTGCCGGCAGGCGAGGAAGGTCCTCGATCAGGAGCTGACGAAGGACAAAGACGGACTGTTCGTCATTTGCGGGGATTTCAACGACACTTTCGAGAGCAATCCGCTCAAGGCGATCCGCGGGACTGGGCCGACGGCGCTGGTCGATTTCATGAAGGACTTTGCCAAGGATGCGGTGACGTACAACAAGGCCCCCCATCGCAGCAGCATCGATTACATCCTGGCGTCGCCGGCCATGGGCGGACGCTACGTTGACAAGTCGTATCGCGTGATCGAAGGGTCGATTGAGACGGGGGGTTCGGACCACAACCCGGTCGTGGCGACGTTCAAATTGAAATAG
- a CDS encoding PilT/PilU family type 4a pilus ATPase encodes MDFNQLLKFAVDNNASDLHVQAGSPPMMRIAGQTRFVNSPALSNEDARNFVMSVLPESRKAEADRAIIAGIDFSYQHPNSARFRCSAYSQVGRYGIVMRVIKGKLPSIADLKLPQVIHEIALSQRGLTLVTGTTGSGKSTTLATMIDLINETYRTKIITIEDPIEFMHVNKKALVSQLEVGTDTPSFEQALRQALRQDPDVILVGEMRDVETLRMALRAADTGHQVFSTLHSSNAPQAIERIVAMFPPGEYDTLLSQLSASIEAIISQRLVVATGGTRRPAVEVLRGTPVTEKFIREKRLGELLTYIETGESGMQSFDQHLLKMYQEQAISGTEAMRWATNPEALGMGLRGIRRIGGGAKA; translated from the coding sequence ATGGATTTCAACCAACTGCTCAAGTTCGCGGTGGATAACAACGCCTCCGACCTGCACGTTCAGGCGGGCTCGCCGCCAATGATGCGGATTGCCGGTCAGACGCGGTTTGTGAACTCGCCCGCCTTGTCAAACGAGGACGCCCGGAACTTCGTGATGTCCGTGCTGCCCGAGAGCCGCAAGGCGGAAGCGGACCGGGCGATCATCGCGGGGATTGATTTTTCGTATCAGCACCCGAACTCCGCTCGGTTTCGGTGCAGCGCGTATTCGCAAGTCGGGCGCTATGGCATCGTGATGCGGGTCATCAAGGGAAAGCTGCCGTCGATTGCGGACCTGAAGCTGCCGCAGGTGATCCACGAGATCGCCCTGTCGCAGCGCGGGTTGACGCTGGTGACCGGTACGACGGGGAGCGGGAAGAGCACGACGCTGGCGACGATGATCGACCTGATCAACGAGACGTACCGGACGAAGATCATCACGATCGAGGACCCGATCGAGTTCATGCACGTGAACAAGAAGGCGCTGGTCTCGCAGCTCGAGGTGGGGACGGACACGCCGTCGTTCGAGCAGGCCCTGCGACAGGCGCTGCGACAGGACCCGGACGTGATTCTCGTCGGAGAGATGCGCGACGTGGAGACACTGCGGATGGCGCTCCGCGCGGCGGATACGGGGCACCAGGTCTTTTCGACGCTGCACTCGTCCAACGCCCCGCAGGCGATCGAGCGGATCGTGGCCATGTTCCCGCCGGGCGAGTACGACACGCTCCTGTCGCAGCTTTCGGCGTCGATCGAGGCGATTATCTCGCAGCGGCTGGTCGTCGCGACGGGCGGCACGCGGCGACCAGCGGTCGAGGTGCTGCGGGGCACGCCGGTGACGGAGAAGTTCATCCGCGAGAAGCGGCTGGGCGAACTCTTGACGTACATCGAGACGGGGGAGTCGGGGATGCAGAGCTTCGATCAGCATCTCTTGAAGATGTATCAGGAGCAGGCAATCAGCGGGACGGAGGCGATGCGCTGGGCGACGAACCCGGAGGCGCTGGGGATGGGGCTAAGGGGGATACGACGGATTGGGGGCGGGGCGAAGGCGTAA
- a CDS encoding non-canonical purine NTP pyrophosphatase has product MPTPRDILIATNNPGKFREIVALLTENSDPSPERQRRDSSLGAIRWLSLADLPQPIPEPHEDQSTFLGNATLKATYYSKAAGMWALADDSGLEVDALGGKPGVHSAYFDHAAAHLPREARDRANNAKLIAELTTIPPEKRTARYHCILVLADADRILATADGVFEGRIIDTPRGAGGFGYDPYFLVPELGRTVAELPAEEKNRLSHRGQALRMMRTRLANL; this is encoded by the coding sequence ATGCCCACTCCCCGCGACATCCTCATCGCCACCAACAACCCCGGAAAATTCCGCGAGATTGTCGCCCTCCTGACGGAGAACTCTGATCCGAGCCCCGAGCGCCAGCGACGGGATTCTTCACTCGGCGCAATCCGCTGGCTCTCTCTCGCCGACCTTCCCCAACCCATCCCCGAACCGCACGAAGATCAATCAACCTTTCTCGGCAACGCCACGCTGAAGGCCACGTATTACTCCAAGGCCGCCGGCATGTGGGCCCTCGCCGACGACTCCGGTCTGGAGGTCGACGCCCTCGGCGGCAAACCCGGCGTCCACTCCGCGTACTTTGACCACGCCGCGGCCCATCTGCCCCGCGAAGCCCGCGACCGCGCCAACAACGCGAAACTCATCGCCGAGTTAACCACCATCCCGCCGGAAAAACGCACCGCCCGCTACCACTGCATCCTCGTCCTCGCCGACGCCGACCGCATCCTCGCCACCGCCGACGGTGTCTTCGAAGGCCGCATCATCGACACCCCCCGCGGCGCAGGCGGCTTCGGCTACGACCCCTATTTTCTCGTGCCGGAACTCGGCCGGACCGTCGCCGAACTCCCCGCCGAAGAAAAAAACCGCCTCAGCCATCGTGGCCAGGCCTTACGAATGATGCGCACGAGGCTCGCTAATCTGTGA